A genomic window from Acetobacteroides hydrogenigenes includes:
- a CDS encoding 2-isopropylmalate synthase, with protein MSKEKVYIFDTTLRDGEQVPGCQLNTIEKIEVALALEKLGVDIIEAGFPISSPGDFNSVVEISKAVSEPTICALTRAVEKDIEVAAEVLRYAKHPRIHTGIGVSPYHIKYKFNATPEEVIQRAVAAVKYAKRFVEDVEFYAEDAGRADNRFLAKIVEAVIGAGATVVNIPDTTGYCLPSEYGSKILFLKENVSNIDKAIISTHCHNDLGLATANSIAGVINGARQIECTINGIGERAGNTSLEEVVMVMKSHKGLNLETSINTKKIFPTSRLVSTLMRMPVQANKAIVGRNAFAHSSGIHQDGFLKNRETYEIINPKQVGISESSIVLTARSGRAALKHRLATLGYKLDQKQLDDVYAEFLNLADKKREIHNDDLEALMGKAARFDRKIQLESLQVICGKSAIPTATIRIKYEGQVWEGTETGNGPIDAAINAVKTIITAKTTLEELLIHTITRGSDDMGKVHVQVESKGKVFYGFSANTDVITATVEAYLDALSQIV; from the coding sequence ATGAGTAAAGAAAAGGTGTACATCTTCGACACGACGCTCCGCGATGGCGAGCAGGTGCCCGGCTGCCAACTGAATACAATCGAAAAGATTGAGGTTGCCCTCGCCCTAGAAAAGCTCGGCGTTGATATTATCGAAGCTGGATTCCCCATATCATCGCCGGGTGACTTTAACTCGGTGGTAGAGATTTCGAAGGCAGTGTCGGAGCCAACCATTTGCGCGCTTACCCGTGCTGTTGAGAAGGATATTGAGGTGGCTGCAGAGGTGCTACGCTACGCCAAGCATCCGCGTATCCACACTGGAATTGGGGTATCGCCCTATCACATAAAGTACAAGTTTAATGCAACACCCGAAGAGGTAATCCAGCGGGCAGTTGCCGCGGTTAAGTACGCCAAACGGTTTGTGGAGGATGTTGAATTCTACGCCGAAGATGCCGGACGTGCCGATAATCGGTTCCTTGCTAAGATCGTAGAGGCTGTTATTGGTGCAGGGGCAACAGTGGTTAACATTCCCGACACCACCGGCTATTGTTTACCTTCGGAGTACGGATCAAAGATTCTATTCTTAAAGGAAAATGTTTCGAATATCGATAAGGCCATTATCTCGACCCACTGTCACAACGACCTTGGGCTTGCAACAGCCAACTCAATTGCTGGAGTAATAAACGGTGCCCGTCAAATAGAGTGCACCATTAACGGAATTGGCGAGCGGGCTGGCAATACCTCGCTCGAAGAGGTGGTGATGGTAATGAAGAGCCATAAGGGGCTTAATCTGGAAACATCAATCAACACCAAAAAGATATTCCCGACCAGCCGATTGGTTTCTACGCTTATGCGCATGCCCGTGCAAGCCAACAAAGCTATTGTGGGACGTAACGCTTTCGCCCACTCCTCGGGCATCCATCAGGATGGCTTCTTGAAGAACCGCGAAACCTACGAAATCATCAACCCAAAGCAGGTTGGCATAAGCGAATCGTCGATTGTGCTTACTGCACGAAGCGGAAGGGCAGCACTTAAGCATCGCCTTGCCACCTTGGGCTATAAGCTCGACCAGAAACAGCTAGACGATGTTTATGCAGAGTTCCTAAATCTTGCCGATAAGAAGCGAGAGATTCACAACGACGACTTGGAGGCTCTAATGGGCAAAGCCGCTCGTTTCGACAGGAAGATCCAGTTAGAATCACTTCAGGTTATATGCGGGAAAAGCGCTATTCCAACTGCAACCATCCGTATAAAGTACGAAGGTCAGGTTTGGGAGGGTACCGAAACGGGTAACGGCCCTATTGACGCTGCCATAAATGCCGTAAAAACCATCATCACTGCAAAAACTACCCTTGAGGAACTGCTGATTCACACCATTACACGCGGTAGCGACGACATGGGCAAGGTGCACGTGCAGGTTGAAAGCAAGGGAAAAGTTTTCTATGGCTTTAGCGCCAACACCGACGTTATTACGGCAACCGTAGAGGCATACTTGGATGCTCTTTCACAAATTGTTTGA